Genomic segment of Streptomyces sp. NA02950:
CGGCCGATCTGCGGTACTACGCGGGTGTCGACGGCGCGGCGTTCGAGCACGACCAGGGGTACCGCATCGACCACTGGGGCACACCGCCCACGACCAGCCCCCTGAACCCCGGGGTGCTGCTGCTGGTCATCGTCGGCTGTGTGGTGCTGCTGCTACCGGTTCTGATCTTCATCGCCACCGCCGCACGCTTCGGCGGCGAGCGGCGCGACCGCCGACTGGCCGCGCTGCGCCTGGTCGGCGCCGACAGCCATATGACCCGGCGGATCGCCGCCGGGGAGTCGCTCTTCGGCTCGCTCCTCGGGCTGGTGACCGGTGGGGTGCTGTTCCTGGGGGTGCGGGAGCTGGCCAGCACGGTCACGCTGTGGGACGTCAGCTTCTTCGCCTCCGACATCCGTCCTTCCGCGCCGCTGGCGCTGCTGATCGCGGTCGTCGTACCCGCCTCGGCCGTGCTCGTCACCCTGGTCGCGCTGCGCGGGATCGCCATCGAACCGCTGGGCGTCGTACGCAACGCCACCCCGCGCCGCCGCAGGCTGTGGTGGCGGCTGCTCCTCCCGGTGCTCGGCATCGGTCTGCTGCTGCCGCTCGCGGGTGGCTTCGGCGCCACCAGCAACAGCGGGGACCGGGAGGTGTACCAGGCGGCGGCCGGTGCCGTACTGCTGCTGATCGGCACCACGGCGCTGCTGCCCTGGCTGGTCGAGGCGGTGGTCGAGAGGTTCGGCAAGGGACCGCTGCCCTGGCAGCTCGCCACCCGGCGGCTTCAGCTCAGCAGCGGGACGGCGGCCCGTGCGGTGAGCGGCATCACCGTCGCCGTCGCCGGGGCCATCGCGATCCAGATGCTCTTCGCCACCGTGCAGGACAACCAGACGAAGGACACCGGTCAGGACCCCCACCGCGCCCAGGCGGCCGCGGCCATCCAGGTCGACAACGGTTCCCAGGCCAACGCCGCCTTCGCCGAGTACCGCGCCACCAAAGGCGTGCGTCAGGTGCTCGGCAGCACCTCGGGGTACGTGGCCGAGGCCCACCCCAAGAAGAAGCGGGCGCCCCAGGACACCCCGACGGAGTCCGTCACGGTCGCCGACTGCGCCACCCTGCGCGAGATGGCCGCGCTCGGCCGCTGCTCCGACGGCGATGTCTTCGTGGCCGAGTCCGACACCTTCCCGCCGGACGAGCCCTCGTTCCTCAAGCCCGGTGTGCGGGTCAATCTGCGGCTGGACGGGGACGGCTATCCGGTCAGCGGGAACCCGAAGCTGTGGACCGTCCCGCGCTCGGCCAAGACCGTGAAGACGAAGCTGGACCCGCAGGGCTCGGAGAACCCCGGCATCCTGGCCACCCCCGGCGCCCTCAACGTCTCCCGGCTCACCGATCCCAGGGCCCAGGCCATGCTGCGGCTGGACCCGAAGGTGCCGGACGCGGTGGAGTACGTGCGCAACACCAGTGCGGTGCTGTCCCCGATGATGGACGTGTACACGCTGACCAGCACCTCGGAGTCCCATCAGTTCGCGACGCTGCGCAAGGGGTTGCTCATCGGCGCCACCGCGACCCTGCTGCTCATCGGGGCGAGCATGATCGTCTCGACGCTGGAGCAACTGCGCGAGCGCAAGCGGCTGCTGTCCGTCCTGGTGGCCTTCGGCACCCGCCGGTCCACGCTCAGCTGGTCCGTGCTGTGGCAGACCGCCGTCCCGGTGATCCTGGGGCTGGCACTGTCGATCGCGGGCGGGCTCGCGCTGGGCACGATGCTGCTGAAGATGGTCGGCGAGCCCTGGACCGTGGACTGGACGAGCCTGAGCCTGATGACCGGTGTCGGCGCGGGCGTCATCCTCCTGGTGACCCTGGTCAGCCTGCCGCCCCTGTGGCGCATGATGCGCCCGGAGGGGCTGCGTACCGAGTAGCCGGGGAGCCGCACGGGGGGCCGGTGCGCGTCACGAGGTGATACGC
This window contains:
- a CDS encoding FtsX-like permease family protein, with the translated sequence MTAQGSATAPPERMEPPRRGAFSRWAADLAMGARFAVTGGRESWARTIMTAVGVGLGVVLLLLASSAPNAYDLRADRGAARSTFGTGIDPDVKAGPDTVRLADANTTFHSDDIEGKVLAPDGNSPPKPPGVNRVPAPGEMWVSPVLKKLLADNDLLRKRLPYRVVGTITDSGLSGPADLRYYAGVDGAAFEHDQGYRIDHWGTPPTTSPLNPGVLLLVIVGCVVLLLPVLIFIATAARFGGERRDRRLAALRLVGADSHMTRRIAAGESLFGSLLGLVTGGVLFLGVRELASTVTLWDVSFFASDIRPSAPLALLIAVVVPASAVLVTLVALRGIAIEPLGVVRNATPRRRRLWWRLLLPVLGIGLLLPLAGGFGATSNSGDREVYQAAAGAVLLLIGTTALLPWLVEAVVERFGKGPLPWQLATRRLQLSSGTAARAVSGITVAVAGAIAIQMLFATVQDNQTKDTGQDPHRAQAAAAIQVDNGSQANAAFAEYRATKGVRQVLGSTSGYVAEAHPKKKRAPQDTPTESVTVADCATLREMAALGRCSDGDVFVAESDTFPPDEPSFLKPGVRVNLRLDGDGYPVSGNPKLWTVPRSAKTVKTKLDPQGSENPGILATPGALNVSRLTDPRAQAMLRLDPKVPDAVEYVRNTSAVLSPMMDVYTLTSTSESHQFATLRKGLLIGATATLLLIGASMIVSTLEQLRERKRLLSVLVAFGTRRSTLSWSVLWQTAVPVILGLALSIAGGLALGTMLLKMVGEPWTVDWTSLSLMTGVGAGVILLVTLVSLPPLWRMMRPEGLRTE